From one Notolabrus celidotus isolate fNotCel1 chromosome 2, fNotCel1.pri, whole genome shotgun sequence genomic stretch:
- the nipa1 gene encoding magnesium transporter NIPA1, with protein sequence MSVDPESPGAPLPVTGIVIAVVSSFINGSTFVLQKKGILRSRDRGGSYLSDVVWWSGTVSMIVGQIGNFLAYNAAPAVIVTPLGALGVLFGAVLASWILQEHLNILGKLGCVLCCCGSVALIIHAPKAESVTTSLELEERLSDPVFVVYALLVVLLLVILIAWIAPAHGTSNIMVYVSICSLLGSFTVPSSKGLGLAAQDIFGESPSSSRALALFLGLLGTLAVSILIQFFFINKALECFSSNMFEAVYYVMFTSTVILASGILFKEWTALTLTDSLAMLCGLTTVCVGVVLLRLSQEALLTWKKKTD encoded by the exons ATGAGCGTTGACCCAGAATCACCTGGTGCTCCACTGCCTGTCACTGGAATAGTGATCGCAGtggtttccagtttcatcaaCGGCTCGACATTTGTGCTGCAAAAGAAGGGAATATTACGGTCTCGCGACAGAG GAGGCTCGTACCTATCAGATGTGGTGTGGTGGAGTGGGACAGTGTCTA TGATAGTTGGTCAAATTGGAAATTTCCTGGCATACAATGCGGCCCCTGCTGTGATAGTGACACCACTGGGAGCCCTTGGAGTGTTATTTGG GGCTGTGCTGGCCTCCTGGATCTTGCAGGAGCATTTAAACATCCTGGGAAAGCTTGGCTGcgtgttgtgttgctgtggcTCTGTTGCACTGATCATCCATGCACCTAAAGCAGAAAGTGTTACAACAAGTCTGGAACTTGAGGAGAGGCTATCAGACCCAG tgtttgttgtttacGCTCTCCTGGTGGTCCTCCTGCTGGTCATACTCATAGCCTGGATTGCTCCAGCTCATGGCACATCAAACATCATGGTGTACGTCTCTATATGTTCCCTGTTAGGAAGCTTTACCGTCCCGAGCAGCAAAGGACTCGGCCTGGCTGCACAGGACATCTTTGGAGAATCGCCCTCAAGCAGCAGAGCCCTGGCTCTCTTCCTTGGCCTCCTGGGGACGCTGGCTGTCAGCATCCTGATTCAGTTTTTCTTCATCAACAAAGCCCTGGAGTGTTTCAGCTCCAACATGTTTGAGGCAGTATACTATGTGATGTTCACATCCACAGTGATTCTGGCCTCAGGTATTCTCTTTAAAGAGTGGACTGCTTTAACTTTGACTGACAGCCTCGCCATGCTGTGTGGTCTGACAACAGTGTGCGTTGGGGTCGTTTTACTCCGCCTTTCCCAAGAGGCTTTGCTCacatggaagaagaagacagactgA